The Poriferisphaera corsica DNA segment TTTGATGCAACAGCGCCAACGACTTCAGTCAGCACGGTCAACAATGGTGTTTGGGCTGCAGCTCTTCTGGCCACTGACGGTGTAGCGGGTTCTGGTCCTGACTTCAATGACTTCGGTACATTGACACAGTCGGACAGCGCATCACAGACATTGATTAGCGGCTTTGCTGCATATATTGGTGCTGGTACATTTGACGTAGACGTTGATGGCAGTGCTGGTTTCGCATTCAGCGGTTCAACTGATTCAACTTTGGATGTGAGTGACTTGCTTGGCGATGGTACTGTCAAAGTTACTTACGATTACACCGAGGTTCCAGAGCCTGCATCACTTGCCCTGATGGGTCTTGGTGGTCTCGCGATGCTTCGCCGCAAGAAGTAAAACCGATCGATATTTAGATATCAAACGACAAAGGCTGGTCATTTGCACCGGCCTTTGTTATGCGCGCATGGCGAGAAGCTGCACAAATGAACGGCCCATCACAATGCATTTTCAATGGGCGTAGGGGTATTAACGTACGTCTAAGGGCAAACGGTTAAAACATATTGCCCGCGGATAACGTGTGGTGGTAGAAGTATGGACGTAAAAAGTGATTGGTGCGGTCGAAAAGTAGGTGGCATGTGGTCTAAAGTTACTCACCGCTTCAGCGTGTCGTATCACGCGATAGCGTTTGGCAATTTAAAGATGCTGCATTGTATTGGGGGCGTATGGCTTATTGACTGAATGGTCGACAAGCCGAAGTCTATCTGGTGCGATGCGTTAAAAGGTTGGACACTGGTATGGTGAGATTGGTTCCACACAAATCATGCGACATACGATGGCGGGATTCGGATTGTTCGAATTTCAGATTGAAGTTGCCATGGCTGGAGATGGATGTTGAGGTAGGCCCGGAGGATCGGCCTTGGATACGCAAAGCGATCGAGGACATCAGCACCAATCAGTTAGAGACGAAATCAGCACAGCGATTTTTAAAACGCTTTGATGGACATCATGTTTCATTTGCGGCGCCTGACCCAGAGAAATTAGATAGTTATGAGCGTGAGCTAGTGTATTTAACACCTTTTCATAGGCGGATGGACGACCCGGGAAGTTTGATTGAGATTGCATTGGGATGTGAATCAACGGAACATTTTTTGCCGGCCATGTGGATGTGGGATGATGAGAGCGTGCTATCACAATCACGAATCAAGGGATCAGATTTGCATGACCCGGCGACACTGGTGAGTGGGCTGACAGGTTGCAGGCTAGGGAATGAGGCGACAACACGGGGTGACCGCGAGGCACTGTGGCAAAAACTACGAATGATGCGAGAGCGAAGCAATGCTCGGCACATAGAGGGAATAGCTGTTGTTTGCAGACAGTTATTATATGTGACGGACCACATTAAACATGTGACGAAACCGGCATGGCGGATGTTTCCGGAGAGTATTGAGACGTGTGAAAGGCTGATTGAACGGCACAATGCGGTGAGCATGCGCGTCATTGGCGCCTGTGACGAGTCTTTACTCTTGAAGATACAGTCTAAGCATATATTAGAACCGCTGACTTTATTGATGCGTTTGTTTTCATATTCAGCGCATTATTCGCCGGTGGCGTTCACGTGGTTCGTAGATATGTTTTGGGATTATGTCCATCCATCGTTGGCGTGCGTCATGGGTGAGGGGATAGAGAGCGAGATGGACACGAGGCGGATGGGGGTGAAGGTCAGCGAGGGTGAGATATTATCGAGCAGGTTGCCGCTGGTTCAGAGGCCAACAGCTCATTTTGCAGCACAAATTTGTGAAACGGCGGGGCATCTTGCGGTCGCGATTGATCGAGAAATGCACCGTCTGATTGAAACAATGATTGTAGGTGAGGCGTAGATTGGGATGGATGTATTGTTCATGGTTAACTAATGAGGTAAGAGCATCATGAGAGCATCAAGACAAGCGCAAAAGCAGACAGGAGAAATACTGAAGCCGCTTCGATCACGGACACATAATGCGGCTCCACATCGGTTTTCTGAATTTTTAGGCGTTGAGAAGAATGGTGTTTCGGGGAGGCCCACTTCAACGTTGTACGATACGAAGGTGGTGTTATCGACGGGTGAGTTTAATTTACGTCCGCAGTCACACCAGGACTTGCCGGAGATGATCGAGTTTGAACGTGATCCGATTTTGATGAAGTATTTTGGAGGTGTTGTTACGCCTGAAAGGGCGACGCTTCGATTTAATTTGGCGAGATGGCATTACCATGCGTTTGGATATACGGTGTTTACCGCGCTCCGGCGGCCCAAGAATCAGTTTGCAGGATTTGCGGGGTTATCGCATTTGAATTTTGATTTTTCATCGGAACATACAGAATTGATTGTGTGCCTGACGAAGCCGAATTGGGATCATCATATCGCGATGGATTTATCGAAATCGCTGTTGAATTATGCGTTTAAGAAATTGGGTAAAAAAGCGGTGTATATGCGGTTTGAGAAGCGGAACTATCCCGCATGGAAAGCTGTCGTGAGAGATTTCGAATTTACTGATGTGCCAGAAACACTGTATAGGACGTTTAATAACAGAACATATGAGTTATTACGGATTACGCCGGAATTACTGACGAGATAGACTGAGATATCGCAAAAAAAACGGGCGTACTATAGAGTACGCCCGTTGTTTTTTGGTAGAAACTGCATGCAAGCATGACAAGGAGCTGATCGATATGACCTTTGAACGAATCATGCGCTGCACATAGGTGCAGTTGTATACGAAGCATTGCCCTGCATCGAATTCCCGGATGCCTAATGCATGATTAGTTACAGCTCTGCCATAGCTTCTACCATCACCCTGCCCTAAGCCTCGGAATTTGCCCTGCGAAAGCCCTGTAAAGCATGTTCAATCTACATGCTTAAAGCAATGGATGATTTGTAAAAACCTCGATGTGTTCTCGCGGTGCTGTGTTTTCTTTGCGACGGGTATCCTGAGATTAAGTCCCGGATTCTGATGATTACGGGTTGCACCTGGAAATGCATGAAACGGGATACCTTAAAGAGTGTGACATTCTCTGCCCGTCAAAATGTCTGTGTCACTTGCGAAAACGCGGCATGGAAAGTGCGAGAACATCGCTATCATCGAGGTTGGATCACTGAGATTGTCAAAGAACGGTGCGAAGGCGTATCAAAGAGTTGTGAACTGCCTTTTGTATTTAAAGTGTCTTAAGGCATAAACATCATTATCGTCTAAAGATTCTTTTATCTTAATATGAACCGGCTTTTCTACGACATTGATGAGTTACCGGACAGGTTCGTAAGTGATATGGGCGAGCAGTTAGTGCAAGCAAACCGTAAGATTTGTTAGCTTCTTGAGTTTTGTTTATTCGCTCACTGGGTTTTTAATGCGATAACGCAAGATTACTCAAGAATAAATCAGCAGAACGTTCATTCGAACGCTGGGGGATTGCGGCATGGCGTTGCATGTCTTGCCAGAAAAAACTCACGAATCAATCAGGAAGTGAGGAACATTCTGATGGATGAGTACGTCATATCTATGGGCGGCTGTACGGTCGATCGGTATTCGTGACACATATATATGAGATCAGGAGCACGTGATGAGGCAGAAACCGGAACGTTATGTTTTGGGTACAGGTGTGTTGATGCTGTCCTTGGTAATGGGGATGACGGGTAGCGTTTGGGGGCAAACAGAAGGTAAAAGCGAGAAGGATGTCGTCAAGCAGCGGATGAATCACCTGCAAAAGCGGGTATATCAGCTGGAAGATGAAGTCGATGAACTGCAGATGCAACTGACCATGATGGAAGAGCTGGAATCGAAACTGGCTAACCTACAGGCAGAGATGGCGCATCTACAACTGAGCGTGCATGATCGCGGTGACTTGGTGAAAGGTGAAGGGGCGGATGGAAAAAAGAATGCCAAGAGCGGAGCCAATCTGGTTGAGGAACCCACGTACCGGTACAAATATGATCTGGTGTTTGATCGACAGCGAGAAAAAGTTCGGTATCGGGACGATGATGGGGATCTGCATGAACGCTGGCGAACGGTGACGGATCGAAGCAAAGTAGGCGTGCGGATGTTTGTGATTAATGATGAAGATTTCCCAATACGGCTCGAGCTTGAGGTTCAGGTATTACGGAATTCTCGAACGAATGTAAATCCTGATTCAAGAAGGGTGTTGGGAACGGGTGTGGTGAGTACGCCGCTGCTGGAGCCGGGCGAGATTCATGAGGTCACGAAGTGGATACATGTGGATGACGCGTTGCGTGTAAAGCAAGCTGATGTGGTTGGTGCGAAGGGATATCGTACGCCTCAGTTGCAACGGTAGGCTGAGGTTAACTGAACGAAGAACGAATACGGATGTGATTCCTATATCCGAAGGGCCTGCGTTGATTAACGCGGGCCTTTTTGATGCGCAGCGGTATGAAACTATTTCTGGATGTATCCGTCAATAAAGATGAAGATAGCATGGATATTGTGCGCACTTCACTGTATTTAAAAAAGCGATAGCGAGGCAATGATGCGAGCGAAACAACTTCTGATTGTGGTCTTGAGCGTGATTTTGGGTTTTGGTGGCGTGCAGATGTTTGAATTGGACAATGTGGCGGAGGGGCAATTCGTCTCAAAAACATACAAAACAAAAAAAACATCTGATCAATCGAAGAGCAAAAATGAATCCGAGAAGAAACCTGGGTATGACAAGGACACGATTGTTATGCCGATGGGGAAACGGAGCAGCGGCGATGATTACGATCGAAGACGTGCGGAGCGTTTAGAAGATGAGTTAGATGATCTAGAGGACGAGAACGATCGTTTAAAACGGCAGATGTTGGAAATGCAGGGGGAATTGCAGAAGCTGGGGAATGCGAATCAGTCGGCAAAAGAAGATTTGGCGCGACGGGAACGCGAGTTAGAAGAAGCAGGCAAAACGCAGGGGCGCGAGATTGCGTGGCTACGTGAAGAATTTGGGAAGATTAAAAATGAGCGTACCCAGAAGACGGATATCGTGCGTAAAGCGAATGAACTGGTGCTGCAATACGCGACGGAGAGCGAGTGGGAATGGAAGCCTGAGTTGATTTGGGATGAGCAACGGGGTGATATCTATTTCACACATGAAAATGGGGCGCAAGAAAAGCAATCGTTCTGGAGTATGAATCCGAAGAAGGTGGGTGTGCGGGCGATTTTTCTGAATACAAGCCAAAAGGCGGGCTCGTACTATTTGCGATTTCGTGTGCTGAAAAAGCCGTTTGATGAGAGCGGGGAAGTAAAAGATGGCAAGGCGATCGTGATGGGGTACGCGGTTTATACGACGCCGTTTTTGGCGGCAGGCGAGGCGTGTGAACTTGAGCGTTGGATTCCGGTACGTGAGGCAGAGATGGCAGGTGAGATCGAGATGATGGAAGTGATGCGGCGGGTGGAACGATAAACGCCAAGAGATGGGGAATATACTGAGACGGTGATGTGATGATGTGAAAATATGCTGAACGTCATGTGATGTATGTTGTTGCTATCAAGAGAGATGGAAGCCGATTTGTGTGTATGGTGATTGGGGCTGTGGTTCATGGTTGAAATAGTTGGCTGATGAGTGGTGTTATCGAGAGGTAGAAAAAATGAGGGAAGTGGGGAGGTGAAGGTGGATAATTACCCAAACCCGGACGGATTTGGCTACAATGTCGATCCAAAGGGAGGGTGAAGTAAAGGGGATGAGTGAGGGGATCGGGGATGAAGTCAGGCTGAGGCGTATTGGCCTGTCGCTCGAAAAACTCAAAGCGCAAGTAAGATGGTGGGTGAGAGGGTGTGGGAAGCGACTTGAGTGAGCGAAAAGACGAAACAGCGAAAAGCGCGGCGCGTTTGAAGCTGGTGACTATGATTGCAGAGAAATCGACGCTGAGATGGATCGGCGAAACAGGTGAGCTATGAGTAGACGCGTTGTCATAACAGGTCTTGGCCCGGTGAGTGGTTTGGGATTGGGGATTAAAGAAAACTGGGCGGCTGTCAGTGAAGGCCGAAGCGCGGTCAAGCGGATTGGCATGTTCGATCCGAGCGGTTTTGATTGTCATGTTGGCGGTGAGATCGCGGAGTTGAAAGTTAAGAAGTTCGTGCCCAAGAGTTACCGTAAGGCAACGAAAGTGATGGCGCGTGATATTGAGATGGCGGTGGTAGCAGCAGATTTTGCAGCCAAGGATGCGGCGTTGAATACGCCGGGGACAATGGATAATGGGGACCAGATCTCATACTCAGGCGAACGTATCAGCGC contains these protein-coding regions:
- a CDS encoding PEP-CTERM sorting domain-containing protein, giving the protein MQKMTSIVAALALTGLGASAANAAQISDMDTFSMALSPNSTTVSLDQFDASLGTLNWVKIEIDATVNANVTAENNSTLNAPLYQISLTANFDATAPTTSVSTVNNGVWAAALLATDGVAGSGPDFNDFGTLTQSDSASQTLISGFAAYIGAGTFDVDVDGSAGFAFSGSTDSTLDVSDLLGDGTVKVTYDYTEVPEPASLALMGLGGLAMLRRKK
- a CDS encoding GNAT family N-acetyltransferase, whose product is MRASRQAQKQTGEILKPLRSRTHNAAPHRFSEFLGVEKNGVSGRPTSTLYDTKVVLSTGEFNLRPQSHQDLPEMIEFERDPILMKYFGGVVTPERATLRFNLARWHYHAFGYTVFTALRRPKNQFAGFAGLSHLNFDFSSEHTELIVCLTKPNWDHHIAMDLSKSLLNYAFKKLGKKAVYMRFEKRNYPAWKAVVRDFEFTDVPETLYRTFNNRTYELLRITPELLTR